Proteins encoded by one window of Azospirillum brasilense:
- a CDS encoding glycosyltransferase family 2 protein — protein sequence MIPVSVVVMTRNEAVNLPHCLPALERFAERFVVDSGSTDGTPAIAEAAGARVVPFRWDGRYPKKKQWCLDHLPFRQDWVLFVDADERLGNALVEEIAALMAAGPRYDGYLINGRPVFLGRRLRFGAGNRKLALFDRRKARFPSVPDLDVATMWEVEGHYQPVIAGRVGRLRNGLDHADDKPVAAWLERHARYADWEAALRSDGRMTNLIALESGVRRWLKIGLDRLPARPLLIFLYGYVLRLGFLDGGPGFQHALARAFYYWQIGVKIADARRRAASPASTDD from the coding sequence GTGATCCCCGTGTCGGTCGTGGTGATGACCCGCAACGAGGCGGTCAATCTTCCCCACTGCCTGCCCGCGCTGGAGCGGTTCGCCGAACGCTTCGTGGTCGACAGCGGGAGCACCGATGGCACGCCGGCGATCGCCGAGGCGGCGGGAGCGCGGGTGGTGCCCTTCCGCTGGGATGGCCGGTACCCAAAGAAGAAGCAATGGTGCCTGGACCATCTGCCGTTTCGCCAGGACTGGGTCCTGTTCGTCGATGCCGACGAGCGACTCGGCAATGCCCTGGTGGAGGAGATCGCCGCGTTGATGGCCGCAGGGCCGCGGTATGACGGCTACCTGATCAACGGCCGTCCCGTGTTCCTCGGCCGTCGGCTGCGCTTCGGCGCGGGCAACCGGAAGCTCGCCCTGTTCGACCGCAGGAAAGCGCGCTTCCCATCGGTGCCCGATCTGGATGTCGCCACCATGTGGGAGGTGGAGGGGCATTACCAGCCGGTGATCGCCGGCAGGGTGGGACGGTTGCGGAACGGCCTGGACCACGCCGACGACAAGCCGGTCGCGGCTTGGTTGGAACGGCACGCCCGCTACGCTGATTGGGAAGCGGCGCTGCGTTCGGATGGACGGATGACGAACCTGATCGCGCTGGAGTCCGGAGTGCGGCGGTGGCTGAAGATCGGCCTCGACCGGTTGCCGGCCCGTCCGCTTCTGATCTTTCTGTACGGGTACGTTTTGCGGCTGGGCTTTCTGGACGGCGGTCCCGGCTTCCAGCACGCGCTGGCGCGGGCCTTCTACTATTGGCAGATCGGCGTGAAGATCGCGGACGCGAGGCGACGGGCCGCTTCACCCGCGTCCACCGATGACTGA
- a CDS encoding helix-turn-helix domain-containing protein, giving the protein MSATKSKLSPAHTLSRRGEGPNPIDIHVGARLRLRRTLLGLSQEKLGEAVGITFQQLQKYERGSNRISASRLFNLSQVLGVPVSYFFEDMPSPEHIATPSADLPPSETEEFESMARRETLELVRAYYRIEDPSVRKRTFDLLKALGGERALDEAV; this is encoded by the coding sequence ATGAGTGCCACGAAATCCAAGCTATCACCCGCCCACACGCTCTCACGCCGTGGCGAGGGACCAAACCCGATCGACATCCATGTCGGCGCCCGGCTCCGTCTGCGCCGGACCCTGCTCGGTCTCAGCCAGGAGAAGCTGGGCGAGGCCGTGGGGATCACCTTCCAGCAGCTCCAGAAGTACGAACGCGGATCCAACCGCATCAGCGCCAGCCGTCTGTTCAACCTGTCGCAGGTCCTGGGCGTCCCGGTCAGCTACTTCTTCGAAGACATGCCGTCGCCGGAGCACATCGCCACCCCGTCGGCCGATCTTCCGCCGTCCGAAACGGAAGAATTCGAGTCGATGGCCCGCCGCGAGACCCTGGAGCTGGTGCGGGCCTACTACCGCATCGAAGACCCCTCCGTGCGCAAGCGGACCTTCGACCTCCTGAAGGCGCTGGGCGGGGAGCGCGCTCTGGACGAGGCGGTGTAA
- a CDS encoding glycosyltransferase family 4 protein, which produces MDSPSILFVNRVFPPDKGATGRCVSDLAERMAAMGWRVTVVADGSGPSAAPPGVTVHRTGGGRPPQASGAPADARPAARGYLAAAARLIHRALRLPRHDVVVTMTDPPLLACAGPLIAARHGAAALHWSQDVFPALLPVLGVRLPDPLMRWVDRASAQALRRQDAVVAIGRCMAGRLAAAGVPAERITVLPNWPDPRIRPVPRAENPFRQELGLGDRFTVAYSGNMGLAHPMDAVLDAATLLARSDPAVAILLIGEGRRRAAVAEAVERRGLRNVRLLPLQPPDRLAESLSAADLHLATMDPRAEGLLVPSKVAGALAAGRPCLFLGPAGSEAATMLDGCGQRLAPDDAVGLAAAVRRYAGDPDLCAAQGARALFVASAWDAAAAARRFSTLADGLRRTKLRGVSALPGRSLPHA; this is translated from the coding sequence ATGGATTCACCATCCATTCTGTTCGTCAACCGCGTGTTTCCTCCGGACAAAGGGGCGACCGGGCGTTGCGTGTCCGATCTGGCCGAGCGGATGGCGGCGATGGGGTGGCGGGTCACGGTGGTCGCGGACGGCTCCGGCCCCAGTGCCGCGCCGCCCGGCGTCACCGTGCACCGCACCGGTGGAGGACGGCCGCCGCAAGCAAGCGGGGCTCCCGCGGACGCGCGGCCGGCGGCCCGCGGCTATCTGGCCGCCGCGGCGCGGCTGATCCATCGGGCGTTGCGCCTGCCGCGTCACGACGTCGTGGTGACCATGACCGACCCGCCGCTGCTGGCGTGCGCCGGGCCGCTGATCGCCGCGCGCCACGGCGCGGCGGCCCTTCACTGGAGCCAGGATGTGTTTCCGGCGTTGCTGCCGGTTCTCGGCGTCCGCTTGCCCGACCCGTTGATGCGGTGGGTCGACCGGGCCAGCGCCCAGGCCCTTCGCCGGCAGGACGCGGTGGTGGCCATCGGGCGCTGCATGGCCGGGCGTCTGGCGGCGGCGGGGGTGCCGGCCGAACGGATCACCGTTCTGCCCAACTGGCCCGATCCGCGCATCCGGCCGGTGCCGCGGGCGGAGAATCCGTTCCGGCAGGAGCTTGGGTTGGGCGACCGTTTCACCGTGGCCTATTCCGGGAACATGGGATTGGCCCACCCGATGGACGCCGTGCTGGACGCGGCGACGCTGCTGGCGCGCAGCGACCCCGCCGTTGCGATTCTGCTGATCGGTGAAGGGCGGCGGCGGGCAGCGGTGGCGGAGGCGGTGGAGCGGCGGGGGCTGAGGAACGTCCGGCTGCTGCCGCTCCAGCCGCCGGACCGGCTGGCCGAAAGCCTGTCCGCCGCGGATCTGCACCTGGCGACGATGGACCCGCGCGCGGAGGGGCTGCTGGTGCCCAGCAAGGTGGCCGGCGCGCTGGCGGCGGGCCGGCCCTGCCTGTTCCTGGGGCCGGCGGGCAGCGAGGCGGCCACCATGCTGGACGGTTGCGGTCAAAGGCTGGCGCCCGACGACGCGGTGGGGCTGGCCGCCGCGGTCCGCCGCTACGCCGGCGATCCGGACCTGTGCGCGGCGCAGGGCGCTCGGGCGCTGTTCGTCGCCTCGGCCTGGGACGCCGCTGCGGCGGCGCGGCGCTTCTCGACGTTGGCGGACGGGCTGCGCCGGACAAAGCTGCGGGGCGTGTCTGCGCTGCCCGGGCGGAGCCTGCCGCATGCCTGA